GGGGCGCGGAAGGCGGTCCGCGCGAGAACGCGGAGATCGGCTTCACCAGTTTCCCCGCCGAGGTTCAGGGGACCAAGCAGCGGGTTCGGTCCGAAACCTTTGCCGATCATTACAGCCAGGCACGGCAGTTCTATCTCAGCCAGCAGCCGATCGAGCAGAAGCACATCGGCGACGCGCTGGTGTTCGAGCTGTCGAAGGTAGAGCGTGTCGACATCCGGGCCCGGGCGGTCAGCCACCTGCGCAACATCGACGAGGACCTCGCCGCTACCGTCGCGGACGGGCTCGGCCTCGACCTACCGGACGCCGCCAAGGCGGCCAAGCCGACGCTAGACCTGCCGACATCGTCGGCGCTCTCGATCGTCGCCAACGGCCCGGCGAATTTCGCCGGGCGAAAGATGGGCCTGCTGCTGACCGATGGGTCGAGCGCCGAGCTGTTCAATGCGCTGACCAAGGCGCTGGAAGCCGAAGGCGCGGTCTGGGAGGTGGTCGCGCCGAAGATCGGCGGGGTCACGCTCGACGACGGCACCAAGGTCGCGGCCAAGCAGAAGATCGACGGCGGACCTTCGGTCCTGTTCGATGCCGTCGCGGTGCTCCCGTCCGAGGAGGGGGCTGCGATGCTCGCCAAGGATGCGGCCTCCAAGGACTTCGTGGCGGACGCGTTCGGCCACTGCAAGTTCATCGGCTACACCGCTGCAGCCGCCACGTTGCTCGACGCTGCCCGGGTGCCGGAGCTTGACGATGGCTTCGTAGCCCTAAGCAAGAGCAAGGACGTCAAGGCGTTCGTCACGACCTGTCGTGACCTCAGGTTCTGGGCTCGGGAGATGAAGGTCGATCTCGACGCGGCGGCCTGACGACCCTGGCGGGAGCGGCACGTGGACGTCCTGCCGCTCCACTTAACGGCAAGCCTCATATCGCACGGACGTGGGACGTGCTGCCTCGCTCGCGTTCAACGGGATTGGGTCATACCATCGGCGCGGGCCGCGGTAACGACCCAGCGGCCGGTGCGGCGCGCGGTGCGAACCGTCCAACAACGCCCGGTCTCTGCGAGGAACCGGGCGTGGATCCCTGCCGCGTGCTGGGCGAAGTCGTAGAAGTCGATCCTGTGGTGCGCGAGCACGATGGTGCCGCCTGGCGTCAGGCGGGCGGCCATCTCACGCGCAACCCGGGCCATGTCTCGCGCTGAGAGGTAATACAGGATCTCGGCAATCACGATCACGTCATAGACGGGACGTGGCGGTCGACCGGGGAGCACGAGCAGCGATGCGCACGCACGAGGCCAGGCAGCGACGGCGCGTGCCGTCAGGTCGACCCCTTCCCTCGTGCCCTCGGTCGCATCGAGGCGCAACGCCTTCCTCGCGATCCCGACACTGTTGGAGCCGTTGCCGCTGGCCAGCTCCAGCACCCGTCCGACCGGTCGGTCACCTATTGCGTGCAGGATCGCGGTACGCTTCACCGCCTCGTCACGGGCGGTGAAGGTGCGCCAGGGATCGTCGTCGCCGGCGAACTTGGCGGCGAACCCCGCAAGATCGATCGGGTTCGTCACCTCGAACCCGGCCGGTAGCGCTCGACCGGACGAGCAAAGGCCGCAAGCTCGTGTCTCGCGATCGTGAAGCCTGCTGGATCATCGGAAACGGCGCCGAGCTGCGTCCGGTAGACGCGGATCAGCGACCGCTTAACCGGAACTCCTCCAGGCACAGCGATGCGCCATGCCGGTCCGGACCGGTCCGGGCGAGGCGGCCACACGCGGTAGGTCAGCCGACCGTCGCCACCCGGACACCGGGCGACGGCCGCGGCTACGGCGCGGTGATCGGGATGGTCGTCATTGCAGGCCGGTCCGACGATGAGATCGAGATCCCGGCATCGTGCGACCTGGCGGCGCAGCGCGCGATAACAGCGCCCCGGGATCGAAGGCAACTGGCCATCGGGCAAATTGAGGAACGAGACGTCGCCAGCAACGATGCCGAGACGACGTAGCGCATGAAGGCTCTCACGCTGGCGAGCCGCAACCAGTCGCGCTCTCGGCCATTGTCGGCTGCCCCGGTGAGACGCGGCACCATCGGTCACGACCGCAACCCGGACCCGAGCTCCATGGCGGCGAAGCCGCGCAATGAGGCCTGCCGCGCCGATGACCTCGTCATCCGGGTGCGGGGCGATCACCAGCGCGACACGCACGTTTCGCAGCGCGATCTTCACAGGATGGGGTCGAGGATGTGCTCGGCGACAGCTTGGCCGACGCGAAGGCGATGCGCATCGGGCGCAGGCTGGCGCAGGTACACCATGAGATCGGCGATCTTTGCCGCCAGCGGATGCGACAGGAACAATCCCTGCAGCCCCACCGCCTCCTGCGCGATCGTGAGGGCGCGCTCGGCAGAGCCGGCGATCGATAGCCGCGCAGCGGACACCCGGGCGAGGCGTTCCGCATCCGTCCCGCTGAACCAGGCGCCCGCCGTGTCGCGGATGCTCGCCGCTGCACCCTGGGCAAGCAGGAACAGGTCGGCGAGGCGCGATGCCTGGAACGGATCGGAAGCGCGCTCGTGGGTGGTCAGGTGGTCACGCACTGCATCGAGCAGGCCGGCGATTCCGCCGGCATGAACCGCGGCGAAGCGCAGCGCGCCTCCGCTGAAGAACGGCTCCCGCGCATAGCTGCCGGGCTCGCCGATACGGCCGTCTTCACCGATCACAGAGCCGGACCAGCGCACCAGATGTGTCTCCGAGCGCTGCATGCCGATCGTCTGCCACCACTCCCGATCGATGGCAG
This window of the Sphingomonas sp. FARSPH genome carries:
- a CDS encoding acyl-CoA dehydrogenase → MTTAKALRHAIVAAGWVTDPAGDPTTPKAYLDLLRPLYAAGRRDLPIGRLLEGHVDAVQIVFRYGTSSQVAALRARIAAGATLGVWNAGLPGEPLVLTGGRLTGGKGYASGAGILTHALVTADSERGPQLLLLDLEADPPAIDREWWQTIGMQRSETHLVRWSGSVIGEDGRIGEPGSYAREPFFSGGALRFAAVHAGGIAGLLDAVRDHLTTHERASDPFQASRLADLFLLAQGAAASIRDTAGAWFSGTDAERLARVSAARLSIAGSAERALTIAQEAVGLQGLFLSHPLAAKIADLMVYLRQPAPDAHRLRVGQAVAEHILDPIL
- a CDS encoding class I SAM-dependent methyltransferase — its product is MTNPIDLAGFAAKFAGDDDPWRTFTARDEAVKRTAILHAIGDRPVGRVLELASGNGSNSVGIARKALRLDATEGTREGVDLTARAVAAWPRACASLLVLPGRPPRPVYDVIVIAEILYYLSARDMARVAREMAARLTPGGTIVLAHHRIDFYDFAQHAAGIHARFLAETGRCWTVRTARRTGRWVVTAARADGMTQSR
- a CDS encoding PIG-L deacetylase family protein, giving the protein MKIALRNVRVALVIAPHPDDEVIGAAGLIARLRRHGARVRVAVVTDGAASHRGSRQWPRARLVAARQRESLHALRRLGIVAGDVSFLNLPDGQLPSIPGRCYRALRRQVARCRDLDLIVGPACNDDHPDHRAVAAAVARCPGGDGRLTYRVWPPRPDRSGPAWRIAVPGGVPVKRSLIRVYRTQLGAVSDDPAGFTIARHELAAFARPVERYRPGSR